The genome window ATGTCTTACAAAAATCATGGCAAATAGATGACAAAAATCGCCTGGTTTTTATACGAAAATCTTCGTTTTTATACGGTTTTTTAGGTTGATTTATCGCTGATAAAGGTAAGCAACTGTTTAGTTAAACTGCGTTCGGCAACATTATTTGGCCAAACTGCATAAAGCGGAATTGGGGTTATTTGCCATTGTGGCAATACCTGAACTAGCTGGCCTTGGGTAATTAAATCGTTAACCTGATAATTCGCTGGTGTTGCTAATCCATGACCTAACAGGCATAGCTGCACCATGGCATCAACAGTGTTGACGCTAAGCTGGTGGGAAAATGGTACTTTCACTTTGCCAAAATCTGGGTGCTGAAAGTCGCGATAATTCGGCAGCATAGCAAGCTTCAACCATTGCCATTGCGCTAATTGTTGCGGTTGCGTTGGTGTTTGATAACGAGCATAACACTCAGGTGAACACACCAGAGTTCGCTGAATTTTCCCTATCCGTTTCGCTTTGAGGTTACTGCTGGTGAGTTCTCCGGCACTAATGGCTAAATCTATGCCGTTGGCGATAATATCTTCTCTGCTATCACTATAGAGTAGTGATAATGCAACATTAGGATGTTGATGGGCAAACAGTGATATTTGCTTTGTAATTGGTGACTTGATCAGCGCGGTTGGCAAGGTGACAGCAAGCTTACCCGTGAGTTTTGTTTCTCTATGACTGATCTCATCCAGCCCTTGCTGGGCAGCATGCATCATGGTGTCGATATGTTTAACTAATACTTTGCCTTCATGGCTGAGGGACAGTTTACGTGTTGAACGATAGATAAGGGCCGTACCTACTTGCTGTTCCAGCTGAGCAACATGATAACTGACCACTGATGGTGATAGCTTGAGCGCTTTAGCGGCGGCGCGAAATGAACCAAGCTTTACTACTTGCGCAAAAATTGCCATAGCGCGTAATTCATCAATCATCTTTTGTCCAACTCATTGTACTATCTATTAGAATAATTAATTTCAATCATCCTATCTAGTTATATTTTTTTGCTTTCTTATACTAGA of Thalassotalea insulae contains these proteins:
- a CDS encoding LysR family transcriptional regulator yields the protein MIDELRAMAIFAQVVKLGSFRAAAKALKLSPSVVSYHVAQLEQQVGTALIYRSTRKLSLSHEGKVLVKHIDTMMHAAQQGLDEISHRETKLTGKLAVTLPTALIKSPITKQISLFAHQHPNVALSLLYSDSREDIIANGIDLAISAGELTSSNLKAKRIGKIQRTLVCSPECYARYQTPTQPQQLAQWQWLKLAMLPNYRDFQHPDFGKVKVPFSHQLSVNTVDAMVQLCLLGHGLATPANYQVNDLITQGQLVQVLPQWQITPIPLYAVWPNNVAERSLTKQLLTFISDKST